Part of the Spinacia oleracea cultivar Varoflay chromosome 5, BTI_SOV_V1, whole genome shotgun sequence genome, cggatccctcccctatatatatatatatatatatatatatatatataaaaagttGCATCCCTTTCGTTACGTCCTTCCTAGTTCCTATGATAGAGAtggttaattaaaaatacaataGTAAATTAAAAGTCGAATAGAGATAGATTCTGATGGAGTAGCTTTAGCTCAGGAGAGTAAACGTCACGCGCCAGATATAAGAGAGTGAGCTTGTATAGGTGAGTATTTAGTCACGTTGATGACGAGTAATTGCTGACGCTATTTCTAAACGTCATAAGTGCGTAAGGGGCGCATCTCGggatttttatttagtttttctTGTAAGCTACTGGCAACGAATTATTTAAGCTAGCTAAGAGCCATTTTCCATCTCACATAGCCATTTTCTGCCTTTTCTCCTTCTTGGGCAAAAGAGATGACTCGCCCCCCAATCTTGGGGCTTGACCCTTTGCCGGTCTTTTCGTTGCTGCCTCTCTCGCTATATTCCTGGATGGGGTCAGTCGGCCTGGTGTTTTTAATGCCGTCAAGTAGCATGATCTTGCTGAATCTTGACTGCCTCGGATTCTTTCGGCCTTCTCAAAGTTAGACATGTATATCATAGTTAGATGGTATGTTGATACCACTGCTTGTGCATCGTGGATGAATGGCCGGCCCACTATTACGTTGTATGCAGCAGGCACTTTGATTACTAAGAAGTCTACCATTAGGTCCCTTGCGGCTCTACCTTCTCCAATCTGCACTGGTAGCCTGATGCTACCTTCCGGGAAGACTGTGGCTCCGGAGAATCCTATCACAGGATAGTTGACTCGTGTGAGTTCTGTCTCGTCTATTTTCAGCTGAACGAAGGCTTCCCAAAAGATAATGTTCGCTGAACTCCCTCCATCCACCAGTATTCGTTTCACTGGGAAGTTTGCTATTTCGAGGCCCAAAACCAGTGGATCGTCGTGAGGGTATATAATTCCGCGACAGTCGTCTGGGGTGAATGAAATATTTGGCATGACTTGGGTTGCCGGCCATTTTATGGTGCTGTGGTAGTTTACCAGGTGGCGGTGTTCGCCCAGACTTCTGCCGGCTCCACTGATTGTTCCTCCATGGCAcggtcctccagatatgaccCATACTGTCGGCCCCTTCTGGCCACTGTTTCTAGCCTCCCCATTCCGACTGGTTTCTGGTGCTTTCTGCTCTATTCGGAGCGGTGTTTGGGTGGATGGTAATCTGTTGTTTGTGTTATTGCTTTGCCAATTGCTATTctgttggttgttgttgttctgtCGGGCTTTATATTGTGTCAGATAGCCTCTCCTGATCATATCCTCGATGTTATCCTTCAAATCTCTGCAGTTTTCCGTATAGTGTCCACAGTCATCATGGAATGCACAGTACTTCGACTGTGGTCGGGGTTTGTCGCTCATTGGTGGAGGCCTCTTCCAGTTTTCGTTCTTGTTGACATTGTAAATTGCGGCTCTTGGGGCGTTCAATGGAGTGTATTCGTGGAATGTGGGGTATATGCTGGTTGATTGTTTCTGGTAATCCCTCCCTCTTGGGTCTTTCCTCTGTTCATCCTTTCTGAACCCCCTGTTCTGATTCTGCTGCGCCGGCTGAACCGGCCTTGGTGCGGCATTTCTGGTCTGTGCCGACTGATAGTGATTTGGGATTGTCATCAGCTCGTCGCTTTTGATGTATTCGTGGGCCTTTATCAGTGCGCTTCCCAAATCGGTGAAGGATTTTCTTCCCAAGTATTTTTTGAACTCGCAATGGTTCATTCCTCTCATCAGGGCCACCACAGCTATCTCTTGCTGCAAATTTGGTATGCTGGTGGACTCGTTGTTGAATCTGGTGAGGTAATCTCTTAAGGATTCTCCGCTTCTCTGGGTGACTGCCATCAGCTCTCCCGACGTTTTCTTTCTCTGCTGCCGGCTGATGAACCGTAGCATGAACTCTGTTTCTAACTGTCGGTAATTATATACCGACCCCTTTGGTAGTCCCTTATACCAGCCGGATGCCACTCCCAGCAGCGTTGAGGGAAATATCTTGCACCACATGGCGTCGGAATCTGTATACAACATCATATGTTGCTCGAATGTGTTGCAGTGGACCTCCGGATCTGTGGATCCGTCGTACTTGCAGAGTGGGAACTTCAATTTCTCCATTGGTTCCTCCAGAATGTCCGCGCACAGGGGGGAGTTTGCAGGTTGGATGGTGTAACGGCGCGACGCGTATCTCTGGGGTGCTTCTCTTGTCTCTTCGATGACCATGGGTTCCGGCCGACTGCGCAGAGCAATCGCCTGGTTTGTATTTGGGTGTTGTTCTTGTTGCACTAGGATCTGTTCTCCGAATAGGTTTCTTATCGGCAATCTCTTCCGTTTTTCGCCGACTGGTGTTTCTGCAGTCTGGTGTATGACTGTCCTGGGTACAGGTTCTGTGTTTGCCTTTCTTGCTGGCTTCAAGGCCGACAACGCGGCCATCACCGCTCTTGCTGTAGCCAACTGTTCCTCCGAGAACTGACCGGCGAGTTCAGACGGCATTTGCGTATCATCCTGGGCTGGGCTTTTGGGCTCTCCTTCTGAGTCGTCGTCCTCGACTGAGTATCCCAGAACATGCAAGGGTGTTGCTGCAGTCGTAGTTTTGCTGACGACCGACTGGCTCCCTAGCTGGGGGGTGGGTTGGTCATTGACGGGTGTTATTATTGGTTCTGCCGAGAATAGCGTGGGTTTCAATGGGGTTGTTGTTTTTGTCGTGTGCGTACTCTGTGGGGTT contains:
- the LOC110806157 gene encoding uncharacterized protein, with the protein product MPSELAGQFSEEQLATARAVMAALSALKPARKANTEPVPRTVIHQTAETPVGEKRKRLPIRNLFGEQILVQQEQHPNTNQAIALRSRPEPMVIEETREAPQRYASRRYTIQPANSPLCADILEEPMEKLKFPLCKYDGSTDPEVHCNTFEQHMMLYTDSDAMWCKIFPSTLLGVASGWYKGLPKGSVYNYRQLETEFMLRFISRQQRKKTSGELMAVTQRSGESLRDYLTRFNNESTSIPNLQQEIAVVALMRGMNHCEFKKYLGRKSFTDLGSALIKAHEYIKSDELMTIPNHYQSAQTRNAAPRPVQPAQQNQNRGFRKDEQRKDPRGRDYQKQSTSIYPTFHEYTPLNAPRAAIYNVNKNENWKRPPPMSDKPRPQSKYCAFHDDCGHYTENCRDLKDNIEDMIRRGYLTQYKARQNNNNQQNSNWQSNNTNNRLPSTQTPLRIEQKAPETSRNGEARNSGQKGPTVWVISGGPCHGGTISGAGRSLGEHRHLVNYHSTIKWPATQVMPNISFTPDDCRGIIYPHDDPLVLGLEIANFPVKRILVDGGSSANIIFWEAFVQLKIDETELTRVNYPVIGFSGATVFPEGSIRLPVQIGEGRAARDLMVDFLVIKVPAAYNVIVGRPFIHDAQAVVSTYHLTMIYMSNFEKAERIRGSQDSARSCYLTALKTPGRLTPSRNIAREAATKRPAKGQAPRLGGESSLLPKKEKRQKMAM